From the genome of Argonema galeatum A003/A1:
CTGGAGCGCGTAAGTCTTGATTTGAGAGGATAAAACCACCGCTGGAATCAAATACTCGGCCTAGTTTTCTTGGTTCAATCCAAGCAAACAAAAAAGCGCTCAAACGAATACCAATCTCACTAGATACGATATCTGATGGCCCCATGATAACAATGTTTCCCTCTTGCAACTCTATTTGATAGTCGTCATACTCTGATGAAAGTTGCGCTTGGAATTTTTCCAAATCCCGGACAGTTAAAGACATCGCAATTCTCCTTGGATATCCGAACATAAGGCTATCCTATCCCGAATAACTTAGCTACCCCACTGGAAGATAGCTGCACCCCAAGTTAAACCAGCGCCAAAACCGGCGGCGGCGATCGTATCACCGGGTTTAATTTTGCCTTGACGAACGGCTTCATCTAGAGCTATGGGAATAGAAGCGGCAGAGGTATTGCCATAATTCGCGAGATTGCTAATCACTTTCTCGGCGGGAATATGCAGGCGATCGGCTACAGCATCCAGAATGCGTTGATTAGCTTGATGTAAGAGGAGCCAGTCTACTTGGTCAACGGTGATATTTGCCCGAAATAAAGCTTTTTGAATGACTTCTGGGACTTTTTTAACGGCAAAGCGATAGACTTCTTGGCCGTTCATAGTGATGGGCTGATAACCGCCTTGGCCGATCGCAACTCCGTCAATCAGTTCTTTGGGCGAACCCTGATAGTTCAAATTGAGGCAGTTATTTTGGGTGCCATCGCTCCTGATTTCAAATCCCAGAAAGCGATCGCATTCCGAAGCCTGCATAACCACAGCCCCAGCGCCATCACCGAATAGTATGCAGGTACGGCGATCGGACCAATCTACCCAGCGAGAGAGAATATCGGCACCGATCAGCAAAACATTGCGGTAGACGCCAGTGCGGATGAACTGCGCCGCCGTCACCATGCCAAAAACGAAACCAGAGCAAGCAGCAGTGAGGTCAAATGCCACTGCTTGCCTTGCTCCCAGTTGGGCCCCAATTTGACTGGCGCTGCCAAAAAGGTCATCTGCGGTGGAAGTGGCGAGAATAATCAGATCCAAATCCTCCGCAGCTATGCCAGCCATTGCGATCGCTTCTTTAGCAGCGGCGGTAGCAAGTCCGCTCAGAGAGTCAGATGCCCCCGCCAGATGCCGCTGACGAATCCCAGTTCGTGTAGCGATCCACTCATCCGATGTTTCCACCAGTTGAGCGAGTCCCTGATTATCGAGGTAAGGCGTCGGTGTCGCCGCACCGCTGCCCGTAATAGCAATACCTAACCCTGATTCTTGCAACATTACTCGACCTCAGCCGCCGGTGCAGCGGTTTTATGATAACTGGACCCAATCCGTTCCAGTACCTGGTTATCGATCGCTTCTTTAGCCAAGCGAATCGCATTAAAAATCGAAGGAGCTTGAGAACTGCCGTGGCTGATAATGCAGACTCCGGCAACGCCCAAAAGCAAACCCCCTCCGTGTTCGGCGTGGTCTATACGCTGCTTAATCCGCTTCAGGTTTGGTTTGAGCAAAGCCGTGCCCAACTGTCCCTGCAGTCCTTGAGGCAACTCCTCCTTGAGGATTTGCAGCACTATCTCACCCACAGCTTCGGCAAATTTCAACAAGACATTGCCCACAAAGCCATCGCAAACGATGACATCATAGCGACCTGAGAGGACATCCCGGCCTTCTGCATTGCCGATGAAAGAAATTTTCCCATTATCTTGCAGCATCTGGTGAGTGCGGACTGCCAAGTCGTTACCTTTGGAAGGTTCCTCGCCGATATTGAGTAATCCCACTTTCGGCTCCGGCACTCCCAGCACGTACTGGCTGTAAATCGCCCCCATGACGGCAAACTGCTCCAAAAACTTGGGACGGCAGTCCACATTTGCGCCAACATCCAGCAGCAGCACCCACTTGCCAGCGAGCATCGTCGGAAAAACCGCGCCAATTGCTGGGCGATCGATCCCCCGCAGTCTCCCCAAGCGCAGCAGCGCAGCTGCCATTGCCGCCCCGGAGTGTCCGGCTGAAACCACTGCATCAGCCCGTTTTTGCTTCACCAAATCCATAGCGACGTTGATAGAAGCTTTGGGCTTACGTTTTAAACCACTTAAGGGCTCCTCGTGCATTTCAATTGTGCCTTCAGCAGGCACAATTTCTAGAGGAAAAGAATTTGTGTGTTGCCCCAGAATAGCTTCAATTTGAGGCTTATCCCCCACCAGCAACACTTCCACGCCCAATTCTTCCCTTGCCCTGAGTGCCCCAGCGATGATTTCGGCGGGAGCGTGATCCCCACCCATCGCGTCAATTGCAATCCGTGCGCGAGTCGATCCCATTGATCAATGTGATAGAAACCTCAAAAATTCTACCACCTTCTAAAAACGCGACTTAGGTATTTCCACAATTGGCAGAGGGGCAGAGAGAAGAGGGGCTAGGGGCTAGGGGCTAGGGGCTAGGGAAGAGGAAAGAGGGAAGAGGGAAAGACAACCGGGCAGAGAAACACAGATTCTTCTATCGGTACATCCGTGCCTATCCGTGTCGTGCGAGTCGTATCTTGTACTGCGATTCATGTACTAAACCGGGTTTTGAGGCGCAAAGAATGGATATTATTACTCACTGGGATTGCGATCGGTGATTGGGAAAATTGCAAATTTAAATAAAATATGAAATCTAAAATCTAAAATTTCCAATTTCCCAGTCCCCAGTTCCCGATCGAATGTAGATGAGAGACAAAAATGCTGGAATTATTTAGCACTGGGTTAATGTCTGTATGGCTGAATATGGCTGGAATGCGCCGCTCCGAGCAGGATGCCTTTGAGGCACTGACATCGCCCGGTACGTCCGCATTTGTGCTGCCAGCTGTTCCTGAACCGGAAACGGCAACTACGTTGGAGCAATATCTGAAGGAACTGTCTAAAAAAGGTTCGGTGACGAATGTTCAGGGGGTGTGGATTCAGTCGGGGCCAGCGCTGCTGTCCAGTAACCAGGGTACTGTGCCGCTGCCAGCTGCCTCTTTGACGAAGATTGCTACATCTTTAGCATCACTTTCTACCTGGACTCCTTCACACCAGTTTGAGACGCTTTTTAGCACCACAGGGCCGATAAAAAATGGTGTGTTGCAGGGTGATTTGGTGGTCACCGCCAGTGGCGATCCGTTATTCGTTTGGGAGGAGGCGATCGCAGTGGGCAACGCGCTGGGCCGTCTGGGTATCAAGCGCGTTACTGGCAATTTGGTGATTAAGGGCAATTTTTATATGAATTACAACTCTAATCCAGCTCTGGCGGGTCAGATGCTCAAACAAACATTGAACGCCCCCACTTGGTCGAAGGATACTAGCTTCCGATATTATTTGTCGATGCCCAAGGGTACGCCAAAACCCCAAATAGCGATCGCAGGTGGTGTGAAATTGCTTTCTGGCAAAACTTCCCCAGGGCAACGTGACAGTTCTCAACAAATCTTATTATTGCGTCACCGCTCTCTCACTTTGGCTCAAATCTTAAAGTACATGAACATTTACAGCAACAATGAAATGGCTGAGATGTTGGCTACTTCTGTGGGAGGATCTCAAGTTGTGCGATCGCTTGCTGCTGAGGCAGCTGAGGTTCCTCAGTCGGAAATTCATCTGGTGAATGGGTCTGGGTTGGGAGTGGACAATCGCATTTCCCCAAGAGCTGTCTGCGCTATGTTACAGGCGATTCAACACAAGTTGCAACCTCTAGGATTAACTATTGGCGACTTATTTCCAGTTTCCGGTCGCGATCGTCTTGGTACGTTGGTACACCGGCACATTCCATCTGCTGCGGTTGTAAAAACGGGTACCCTACGCGATGTGAGTGCGCTGGCGGGAGTGATTCCCACGCGCGATCGCGGTCTGGTTTGGTTTGCTATCATCAACCGAGGCAACGATGTCCCAAGTCTTCGCGTCGGACAAGATCGATTTCTGCAAATTTTGTTGCAGCAGTGGGGCGCAGCATCAATTCCACCAACAGTCGTTCTCCCCAGTCCCGCTAGCTATGGCGATGCTAGTCGTTTGGGAGCTACTGTTCGCAATCAAATCCTTTTTGGAGGCTAGTCCCGCTACGCGGAAGTCAAAAGTCAAAAGTCACGGTTGCCTCTGTAGTATATGAGCGATATCCAGAAATTGTCTGTTGCTATCGTTGGTTAAATTTTAACCGCAGATGAAGAGGGATGAACGCAGATGAACGCAGATATGAAAATGCGAATTGTTAGGCAACCGATGCGTAAGGAACCGATATTATTAGTATGATTTTTGAGTTGAGAAACTCTTTTCAATTAGCGTCCGCTCTCCTCACAGAATCCCACAAATCGCCCATGCCACAATTTTCCGTTTTCGGTTAATCCTTGCGATCGCACTACAATCTTCACTTTTCCCGGATTGGCGGCATGACGACGGGCGATTTCTTGCATATCTTCTTGAGAAAATCCCGTTCCTACCGACCCCATCGTTACTAATTTACCTTCAATATCTTGAGCTACCATTATGGCGCTGAAAGGTCGTCCGACAACTTTTGTGAGAGTTAATTCAGTGATCGCCAAGTCTAATTCCAAGCAATACTTTGTCCGTACCATTGGAAATGTGCGGGTATCTTTGCCACCAACATAAGTACAATCATGTTGTATCCAAACTTCTCCTTCTCGTTCCAAAGACTCCTGCGTTTGAGCTAGCAATGTTTTCTCTTCAAAAGTACGCGCAGTAGGGACGATTTCAAATGCTTCAATCGCTGGTAAGTACTCCCTTAGTCGTTCTGCTGCTTCAATCCGTTCTGCTTCACTCATCACAGTCAGATCCCGTCCCTCAAATAGCAAAGCTTTGAAAATGGCGTACACTGGCGTTGGTTGAGTAGTTGCTGCTCCCTGATTGATGTTAACAGTAGCAGCTTGAGCGCCAGTGCGGTGTTCGCTTCCAGTTACCGATCGATAGTACAGTTCCCCATCTAAAATAAACGTTCCTTTTTTGTTAGCAACATCAAGTAATGTTTGATTAATCTCAATTGAGGGCTGTTCCCTCATATTTGTGGAGCGCGACTGATAGTAAATGCGATCGGATGTAGCAACTAAGACTACTCTATTCCCATCCCTTTTGGGCTGACCCCAGTAGCGCGGATCGTTAATGTAGTAGGTGCGATCGAACGGTGCATCTACTGGTTGCATAGTAACAATGCGCCCCGGTTGCAAATGAGGGGGTAATTCTGCGACAACAAGTGTATTAACGACTGTCTTACTTCTGCTGCTTGTAGGGTCAGGAATTGCCTTTAAAGCCCCCGAATCTGGGGGGTGTTGAGCTTCCTGTTCCCCCCATATTTGGGGGGCTAGGGGGGCCTGATTTCCTGTTTCCATCTCAAACGCTTTCTTCCAAAAACCCTGTGCCATGAGAGGATAACCTTCTGATTCAGCACATAGTGCCAAATTCACTATTTTCGGCACAGCAATACCCCTGCCATAATCTGCAAGATATTGAATTGCTCCAGCCTCGCCCATCGCCTGCAATTCCCTCTTTAGGATGCGATTGTTCCATCGTTCCCGAATCTCCGAGGGGATTTTCTTTTTGGCATTTCGTTTAGATTCGATGTACTCGGTGATGTTCATTTTGCATCAAAAGTTATGCTAATTTTAAACATTCCTTATAGGATGTTTTAAAAGTTGCTTGCGATACACCACCCCTTTGGAGATTCCCCTAAATCCCCCTTTAAAAAGGGGACTTTAGAAGCTCTCTTGTCCCACCCTTTTTAAGGGGGGCTAGGGGGGATCGTCTG
Proteins encoded in this window:
- a CDS encoding beta-ketoacyl-ACP synthase 3, which translates into the protein MLQESGLGIAITGSGAATPTPYLDNQGLAQLVETSDEWIATRTGIRQRHLAGASDSLSGLATAAAKEAIAMAGIAAEDLDLIILATSTADDLFGSASQIGAQLGARQAVAFDLTAACSGFVFGMVTAAQFIRTGVYRNVLLIGADILSRWVDWSDRRTCILFGDGAGAVVMQASECDRFLGFEIRSDGTQNNCLNLNYQGSPKELIDGVAIGQGGYQPITMNGQEVYRFAVKKVPEVIQKALFRANITVDQVDWLLLHQANQRILDAVADRLHIPAEKVISNLANYGNTSAASIPIALDEAVRQGKIKPGDTIAAAGFGAGLTWGAAIFQWGS
- the plsX gene encoding phosphate acyltransferase PlsX, which produces MGSTRARIAIDAMGGDHAPAEIIAGALRAREELGVEVLLVGDKPQIEAILGQHTNSFPLEIVPAEGTIEMHEEPLSGLKRKPKASINVAMDLVKQKRADAVVSAGHSGAAMAAALLRLGRLRGIDRPAIGAVFPTMLAGKWVLLLDVGANVDCRPKFLEQFAVMGAIYSQYVLGVPEPKVGLLNIGEEPSKGNDLAVRTHQMLQDNGKISFIGNAEGRDVLSGRYDVIVCDGFVGNVLLKFAEAVGEIVLQILKEELPQGLQGQLGTALLKPNLKRIKQRIDHAEHGGGLLLGVAGVCIISHGSSQAPSIFNAIRLAKEAIDNQVLERIGSSYHKTAAPAAEVE
- a CDS encoding D-alanyl-D-alanine carboxypeptidase, whose amino-acid sequence is MLELFSTGLMSVWLNMAGMRRSEQDAFEALTSPGTSAFVLPAVPEPETATTLEQYLKELSKKGSVTNVQGVWIQSGPALLSSNQGTVPLPAASLTKIATSLASLSTWTPSHQFETLFSTTGPIKNGVLQGDLVVTASGDPLFVWEEAIAVGNALGRLGIKRVTGNLVIKGNFYMNYNSNPALAGQMLKQTLNAPTWSKDTSFRYYLSMPKGTPKPQIAIAGGVKLLSGKTSPGQRDSSQQILLLRHRSLTLAQILKYMNIYSNNEMAEMLATSVGGSQVVRSLAAEAAEVPQSEIHLVNGSGLGVDNRISPRAVCAMLQAIQHKLQPLGLTIGDLFPVSGRDRLGTLVHRHIPSAAVVKTGTLRDVSALAGVIPTRDRGLVWFAIINRGNDVPSLRVGQDRFLQILLQQWGAASIPPTVVLPSPASYGDASRLGATVRNQILFGG
- a CDS encoding ATP-dependent DNA ligase, coding for MNITEYIESKRNAKKKIPSEIRERWNNRILKRELQAMGEAGAIQYLADYGRGIAVPKIVNLALCAESEGYPLMAQGFWKKAFEMETGNQAPLAPQIWGEQEAQHPPDSGALKAIPDPTSSRSKTVVNTLVVAELPPHLQPGRIVTMQPVDAPFDRTYYINDPRYWGQPKRDGNRVVLVATSDRIYYQSRSTNMREQPSIEINQTLLDVANKKGTFILDGELYYRSVTGSEHRTGAQAATVNINQGAATTQPTPVYAIFKALLFEGRDLTVMSEAERIEAAERLREYLPAIEAFEIVPTARTFEEKTLLAQTQESLEREGEVWIQHDCTYVGGKDTRTFPMVRTKYCLELDLAITELTLTKVVGRPFSAIMVAQDIEGKLVTMGSVGTGFSQEDMQEIARRHAANPGKVKIVVRSQGLTENGKLWHGRFVGFCEESGR